One part of the Phoenix dactylifera cultivar Barhee BC4 chromosome 4, palm_55x_up_171113_PBpolish2nd_filt_p, whole genome shotgun sequence genome encodes these proteins:
- the LOC120110451 gene encoding protein DETOXIFICATION 16-like isoform X2, with the protein MAITEGLMVALITILVRHVWGYLYSNEEEVAKYISIMMPILAASDFMDGIQCTLSGAARGCGMQKICSLVNLGAYYVVGIPSAILFAFVLHVGGQGLWMGIICALIVQVSILVVMMLCINWNQEARKAKDRAHNFAIAAEAI; encoded by the exons ATGGCTATCACAGAGGGTTTGATGGTAGCTTTGATCACCATTCTAGTACGCCATGTCTGGGGCTACTTATATAGCAATGAAGAAGAAGTagcaaaatatatatcaataatgaTGCCAATTCTTGCAGCCTCTGACTTTATGGATGGAATACAATGCACACTATCAG GTGCTGCTAGAGGATGTGGCATGCAGAAGATATGTTCTTTAGTCAATCTTGGAGCTTATTATGTTGTCGGTATTCCTTCTGCTATCCTATTTGCTTTTGTCTTGCATGTTGGTGGCCAG GGACTTTGGATGGGAATCATATGTGCGCTGATTGTACAAGTTTCGATTCTTGTTGTCATGATGCTTTGTATCAATTGGAATCAAGAA GCAAGGAAGGCCAAGGACAGAGCTCACAACTTTGCTATTGCTGCAGAAGCTATATGA
- the LOC103715571 gene encoding probable aquaporin TIP4-3 gives MAKIALGSRQEAAEPDCIRAVLAEVVLTFLFVFAGVGAAMTAGKMAGGADTIMGLTAVAVAHALVVAVMISAGLHISGGHLNPAVTLGLAVGGHITLFRSILYIIAQMLGSSLACLLLKYLTGGMDTPIHALAAGIGAVQGVIMEIVLTFSLLFSVYGTIVDPRKGIIAGLGPLLVGLVVGANILAGGPFSGASMNPARSFGPALASWDWTDHWIYWVGPLIGGPLAGFIYDHLFIIRTHEPLPRDDGF, from the exons ATGGCGAAGATCGCGCTCGGAAGCCGGCAGGAGGCCGCCGAGCCGGACTGCATCCGCGCCGTCCTCGCAGAGGTCGTCCTCACCTTCCTCTTCGTCTTCGCCGGTGTCGGCGCCGCCATGACCGcag GGAAGATGGCGGGAGGGGCGGACACGATAATGGGTTTGACGGCGGTTGCGGTGGCGCACGCGCTGGTGGTGGCGGTAATGATATCGGCGGGGCTCCACATCTCCGGCGGCCATCTCAACCCGGCGGTGACGCTAGGACTCGCCGTCGGCGGCCACATCACCCTCTTCCGGTCTATCCTTTACATCATCGCCCAGATGCTGGGTTCTTCCCTGGCTTGCCTCCTCCTCAAGTACCTTACCGGGGGAATG GATACTCCAATTCATGCTCTTGCTGCTGGCATTGGCGCCGTCCAAGGTGTAATTATGGAGATAGTCCTCACCTTCTCCTTGCTCTTCTCCGTCTATGGCACCATTGTGGACCCAAGGAAGGGTAttatagccggcctgggccctCTTCTTGTTGGGCTTGTAGTTGGGGCTAACATCCTAGCTGGCGGGCCTTTCTCGGGTGCATCCATGAACCCAGCTAGGTCCTTTGGGCCAGCCTTGGCCAGCTGGGATTGGACCGACCACTGGATCTATTGGGTTGGGCCACTAATCGGCGGTCCGCTTGCTGGGTTCATCTACGACCATCTTTTTATCATAAGGACTCATGAACCTCTCCCACGGGATGATGGTTTCTGA
- the LOC120110451 gene encoding protein DETOXIFICATION 16-like isoform X1 — MFLDAVSIRVSNELGAGNPQAACLSVYAALIMAITEGLMVALITILVRHVWGYLYSNEEEVAKYISIMMPILAASDFMDGIQCTLSGAARGCGMQKICSLVNLGAYYVVGIPSAILFAFVLHVGGQGLWMGIICALIVQVSILVVMMLCINWNQEARKAKDRAHNFAIAAEAI, encoded by the exons ATGTTCCTAGATGCAGTGAG TATAAGAGTTTCAAATGAATTGGGTGCTGGAAACCCACAAGCTGCATGCTTATCAGTGTATGCTGCACTTATCATGGCTATCACAGAGGGTTTGATGGTAGCTTTGATCACCATTCTAGTACGCCATGTCTGGGGCTACTTATATAGCAATGAAGAAGAAGTagcaaaatatatatcaataatgaTGCCAATTCTTGCAGCCTCTGACTTTATGGATGGAATACAATGCACACTATCAG GTGCTGCTAGAGGATGTGGCATGCAGAAGATATGTTCTTTAGTCAATCTTGGAGCTTATTATGTTGTCGGTATTCCTTCTGCTATCCTATTTGCTTTTGTCTTGCATGTTGGTGGCCAG GGACTTTGGATGGGAATCATATGTGCGCTGATTGTACAAGTTTCGATTCTTGTTGTCATGATGCTTTGTATCAATTGGAATCAAGAA GCAAGGAAGGCCAAGGACAGAGCTCACAACTTTGCTATTGCTGCAGAAGCTATATGA